A genomic region of Elephas maximus indicus isolate mEleMax1 chromosome 10, mEleMax1 primary haplotype, whole genome shotgun sequence contains the following coding sequences:
- the SLC39A2 gene encoding zinc transporter ZIP2 isoform X2, translating into MELLLGVKIGCLFSLLLLTLVCGLIPICFKWFQIHAATGRHRRVLSFLGCTSAGVFLGAGLMHMTAEALEGIESELQRFMVQNRKWGKFF; encoded by the exons ATGGAGCTGCTACTAGGAGTGAAAATAGGCTGTCTGTTTTCCCTGCTGTTGCTCACCCTGGTCTGTGGCCTTATTCCCATCTGCTTCAAATGGTTCCAGATTCATGCAGCCACAG GTCGTCACCGCCGGGTCCTCAGCTTCCTGGGCTGTACTTCTGCGGGTGTTTTTCTGGGAGCTGGGCTCATGCACATGACCGCTGAAGCCCTGGAGGGAATTGAATCAGAGCTCCAGAGGTTCATGGTACAG aacagaaaatggGGGAAGTTCTTCTAA
- the SLC39A2 gene encoding zinc transporter ZIP2 isoform X1 encodes MELLLGVKIGCLFSLLLLTLVCGLIPICFKWFQIHAATGRHRRVLSFLGCTSAGVFLGAGLMHMTAEALEGIESELQRFMVQNRTENGGSSSNAADSAQEEYPYGELVISLGFFLVFLLESLALQCCPGATGQSAMQKEEWRGAHGLELHSHGHLPLPSRGPLRALILLLSLSFHSVFEGLAVGLQPTVAATLQLCLAVLAHKGLVVFGVGLRLVQVGTGPRWTMFSIMALALMSPLGLTLGLAVAGGDPEKGWGLAQAVLEGVAAGTFLYVTFLEILPRELAAPEAPLAKWGCVAAGFAFMAFIALWA; translated from the exons ATGGAGCTGCTACTAGGAGTGAAAATAGGCTGTCTGTTTTCCCTGCTGTTGCTCACCCTGGTCTGTGGCCTTATTCCCATCTGCTTCAAATGGTTCCAGATTCATGCAGCCACAG GTCGTCACCGCCGGGTCCTCAGCTTCCTGGGCTGTACTTCTGCGGGTGTTTTTCTGGGAGCTGGGCTCATGCACATGACCGCTGAAGCCCTGGAGGGAATTGAATCAGAGCTCCAGAGGTTCATGGTACAG aacagaacagaaaatggGGGAAGTTCTTCTAATGCTGCCGATTCAGCTCAG GAGGAGTATCCCTACGGAGAGCTCGTCATCTCCCTGGGCTTCTTCCTGGTCTTCCTTCTGGAGTCGCTGGCATTGCAGTGCTGCCCTGGGGCTACTGGACAATCAGCAATGCAGAAGGAGGAATGGCGTGGTGCTCATGGCCTTGAACTCCACAGCCATGGACATCTACCCTTACCCTCACGGGGTCCTCTTCGAGCCCTCATCCTCTTGCTGTCACTGTCTTTTCACTCTGTGTTTGAGGGTCTAGCTGTGGGACTCCAGCCAACAGTGGCAGCTACCCTGCAGCTCTGTCTTGCTGTCCTGGCTCACAAGGGGCTCGTAGTGTTTGGTGTCGGACTGCGGCTGGTACAGGTAGGCACTGGACCACGATGGACCATGTTCTCCATAATGGCATTAGCTCTCATGTcccccctgggcctcactctagggctggctgtggctggAGGGGACCCTGAAAAGGGGTGGGGCTTAGCCCAGGCAGTGTTAGAGGGAGTAGCAGCTGGCACCTTCCTGTATGTCACCTTCCTAGAAATTCTGCCCCGGGAATTAGCTGCTCCTGAGGCCCCTCTGGCCAAGTGGGGCTGTGTAGCTGCTGGCTTCGCCTTCATGGCCTTTATTGCCTTGTGGGCATGA